A DNA window from Legionella sp. MW5194 contains the following coding sequences:
- the lpxD gene encoding UDP-3-O-(3-hydroxymyristoyl)glucosamine N-acyltransferase — translation MKASLVEIANRVQGTVVGDEQLLVQCISPIDNILPGSLVFADGNDNLKIAEQSEAAAILVNLSVTSDVKPVIQVKNPIKAFIELLNHFYPQPQPAPGIHPTAVIAPDATVGKNVYIGPYVVIGAQTVIGDECILKGHVHIGEKVTIGAGTTLHPNVTIYDGCHLGQRVCIHAATVIGSDGFGYTFVDGQHLKMPHLGNVVIEDDVEVGANAVIDRATLGSTIIGAGTKIDNLVQVAHSVKLGQHNILCAFTGIAGSTTSGNHVIFAANVGVSDHVRIDDGVILAARAGVPPKKHLLEGNIYLGNPARPRDKAIEQELSVTRIPLMRKNLKALSEKVNELSERLAQYEASE, via the coding sequence ATGAAGGCATCTTTAGTTGAAATTGCAAATCGGGTACAGGGTACGGTAGTCGGGGATGAACAATTACTTGTCCAGTGCATATCCCCCATTGATAATATTCTTCCCGGCTCACTGGTTTTTGCTGACGGGAATGACAATTTGAAAATTGCCGAGCAATCGGAAGCAGCCGCCATTCTGGTGAATTTGTCGGTCACCAGCGACGTTAAACCCGTTATCCAGGTTAAAAACCCGATTAAAGCCTTTATCGAGTTACTCAACCACTTTTACCCGCAGCCGCAGCCAGCCCCCGGAATTCATCCTACCGCTGTGATTGCACCCGACGCCACCGTTGGTAAAAATGTCTACATCGGCCCTTACGTGGTGATCGGCGCACAGACCGTGATTGGCGATGAATGCATCCTGAAGGGCCATGTCCACATTGGCGAAAAAGTAACGATTGGCGCTGGTACCACCCTGCATCCGAACGTTACCATTTACGATGGTTGCCACCTTGGCCAGCGTGTGTGCATTCATGCGGCCACCGTGATCGGTTCGGATGGATTCGGCTATACTTTTGTTGATGGACAACACCTCAAAATGCCCCATCTTGGCAATGTGGTCATCGAAGACGATGTGGAAGTGGGTGCCAATGCGGTGATTGACAGAGCCACGCTGGGTTCTACGATCATTGGGGCAGGAACGAAAATTGATAATCTGGTTCAGGTTGCGCATTCCGTTAAACTGGGGCAGCACAATATTCTCTGTGCATTCACCGGCATCGCCGGCAGTACCACCAGTGGTAACCATGTCATTTTCGCTGCCAATGTCGGGGTTAGCGATCATGTGCGCATCGATGACGGGGTCATTTTAGCCGCACGCGCGGGTGTTCCACCTAAAAAACATTTGCTGGAAGGCAATATTTATCTGGGCAATCCAGCACGTCCACGCGACAAAGCCATTGAGCAAGAACTTTCCGTGACGCGTATTCCACTGATGCGGAAAAACTTAAAAGCCTTAAGCGAGAAAGTCAATGAGTTGAGTGAGCGTTTAGCTCAATATGAAGCGAGTGAATAA
- a CDS encoding beta-ketoacyl synthase gives MKKRVVITGMEIVSSIGNGLDNFWAAAVKGQCGIKRIQNYDPSPYPTQIAGEIHDFSLAHLPEFDKSKRYPRATQYALYCSHHAIERAGLSKTELAKAGTYIGTSLGGTPELESAYQAFFNEGWKKIPPLSVIRGMPNSVANHIAIAFGLGGPNSTISNACVSSAEAIGNAYQQIAEGRLSVALCGGTESLLWETIMAAWCKLRVMSTQNENPAQACRPFDKNRSGMVMADGAGILILEEYQHARARGAAIWGEIIGFGASCDAYHVTAPDSEGQVRAIQTALDDARLSINDVQYINAHGTGTELNDITETKTIKRVFGERAYDIPVTAQKAMTGHPIGAAGAMEIIATALSLKEDLLLPTINLNEPDPACDLDYVANNARKQPIDIALSQHFAFGGANAALLLRSVS, from the coding sequence ATGAAAAAGCGCGTGGTGATCACTGGCATGGAGATCGTGTCGTCCATCGGTAACGGATTAGACAATTTTTGGGCGGCAGCGGTTAAAGGCCAATGCGGGATAAAACGCATTCAAAATTATGACCCAAGCCCTTACCCCACCCAGATTGCCGGCGAAATCCATGATTTTTCCCTAGCCCATCTTCCGGAATTCGATAAAAGCAAACGCTACCCGCGAGCGACTCAATATGCCCTTTATTGCAGCCATCACGCCATTGAACGTGCCGGTTTAAGCAAGACTGAATTGGCAAAAGCCGGCACCTACATTGGCACAAGCTTAGGGGGCACGCCTGAACTGGAATCCGCTTATCAGGCTTTTTTTAATGAAGGATGGAAAAAAATCCCTCCGCTGAGCGTCATCCGCGGCATGCCCAATTCTGTAGCCAATCACATTGCCATTGCTTTTGGTTTAGGCGGCCCGAACTCCACCATTTCCAATGCCTGCGTTTCGTCTGCTGAAGCCATTGGCAATGCCTATCAGCAAATAGCCGAAGGACGGTTAAGCGTCGCGCTCTGCGGTGGAACGGAATCCCTGTTGTGGGAAACCATCATGGCGGCCTGGTGTAAATTGCGGGTTATGTCAACCCAGAATGAGAATCCCGCTCAGGCCTGCCGACCCTTCGATAAAAATCGCAGCGGCATGGTGATGGCTGATGGCGCGGGAATCCTCATCCTGGAAGAATATCAGCACGCCCGCGCACGGGGCGCGGCCATTTGGGGCGAAATCATCGGTTTTGGCGCCAGTTGCGACGCCTATCATGTCACCGCACCGGACTCTGAAGGTCAGGTTCGTGCCATTCAAACCGCTCTTGATGATGCCCGTCTCAGCATCAATGACGTGCAATACATCAATGCCCATGGCACAGGCACTGAACTCAACGACATCACCGAAACAAAAACCATCAAACGCGTGTTCGGCGAGCGGGCTTACGATATACCCGTTACAGCACAAAAAGCCATGACCGGCCATCCCATAGGCGCTGCCGGCGCCATGGAAATCATAGCCACCGCGTTAAGTTTAAAGGAAGACCTGTTGCTGCCGACCATTAATCTCAATGAGCCCGATCCTGCCTGTGATTTGGATTATGTCGCCAATAACGCCCGCAAACAACCGATCGATATCGCCTTGTCTCAACATTTTGCTTTTGGTGGAGCCAACGCCGCCCTGTTGCTTAGAAGCGTATCTTAA